From the genome of Bacillota bacterium, one region includes:
- a CDS encoding DNA-binding response regulator translates to MDEHGSYRIMIVEDDAKLSALLAGELRRYGFDVVETAGDANVKEEYLRHRPHLILLDVNLPRYDGFYWCRHLRTVSKAPIIFISARSDDLDQVRALEHGGDDYLVKPFNLELLVAKVRSSLRRAYGEYAPAQDDPVLYVAGLELNKGSGVASYGGRSVELTPREFRLLECLARRPGQIVSREELLEALWDDVEFVEDNTLSVNVARVRRRLTELGLENAIETKRGQGYRLNLPALSEKGGREG, encoded by the coding sequence ATGGACGAGCACGGAAGCTACCGCATCATGATCGTCGAGGACGACGCAAAGCTTTCGGCCCTCCTGGCCGGCGAGCTGCGCCGCTACGGCTTCGACGTGGTGGAGACGGCGGGCGACGCCAACGTGAAAGAAGAGTACCTGAGGCACCGCCCGCACCTCATCTTGCTCGACGTCAATTTGCCGCGCTACGACGGCTTTTACTGGTGCCGCCACCTGCGCACCGTGTCGAAAGCGCCTATCATTTTCATTTCCGCCCGCTCGGACGACCTGGATCAAGTGCGCGCCCTCGAACACGGCGGCGACGACTATCTCGTCAAGCCGTTCAATTTGGAGCTCCTCGTGGCCAAAGTGCGCAGCAGCCTGCGGCGCGCCTACGGCGAGTACGCCCCGGCCCAAGACGATCCGGTCCTGTACGTGGCGGGCCTGGAGCTGAACAAGGGCTCCGGCGTTGCCAGCTACGGAGGCCGCTCGGTGGAGCTGACGCCGCGCGAGTTCCGCCTGCTGGAGTGCCTCGCCCGGCGGCCGGGGCAAATCGTCAGCCGGGAGGAGCTGCTGGAAGCTCTGTGGGACGACGTCGAGTTCGTGGAAGACAATACGCTGAGCGTCAACGTCGCGCGCGTGAGGCGCCGCCTGACCGAGCTGGGGCTGGAGAACGCCATTGAGACCAAACGGGGCCAAGGGTATCGACTGAACTTGCCCGCCCTGTCTGAGAAAGGTGGACGAGAAGGGTGA